The genomic interval CTCTGAAATCTCTAACAGGGGCACTAAAATTTGATCACGAGTATCATAATCATAGGGTAGTGTCATCTGGTGTCCGATCGCTTTTTGCTGATCATGAGTGGTGGGGTTGACTGGTGAGTTGTCATGCCCGTTAGCTATGAGCCATAAAACTTCTCCGTTAATGCCCCATTTTGCTTTTAGTCTTGCTAGTGGGAATTGGGCTAACTGTCCTATCGTCCGAATCCCCATCTTCTCTAGATGTCGGCTCATCCGAGAGCCTACCATAAACATTTTATGAATAGGTAAGGGCCAAAGGACCTTCGGTAGCTCATCCTGTTTTAGAAAAAAAATGCCTGAATCATTACGTTTGGCAAAATGATCACAGGCCATTTTAGCAATCGTTTTGGAATTTCCTATTCCTACTCTGGAATAAATGTTCGTTTCTTTCATTATTGTGATCTGAATCTTTTCCGCTATTTCCCAGGGAGCCCCGAAGAGCTGTTGACTCCCAGTAACATCCATAAACTGTTCGTCTATCGAATATGGTTCCACAAGATCTGTAAAACGCATGAAGATGTCTGTAATCGCCGAGGAAACATGAAGATAGTGCTGCATACGCGGGCGAACTACGACAGCCTGTGGGCATTTTTGCTGAGCCTCCCACAATCGTTCAGCATTCTTCACCCCGAACCGTTTAGCCAAAGGGCAGGCCGCTAGGACGACCCCACTTCTCCGCTCGGGATCACCTGAAACGATCACAGGCTTATTTCTCAAATATGGATTGTCAGCCTTTTCTACTGATGCATAGAAAGATTGCATATCAACAAGGAAAATGACTTTATCTTGCATGTTGCAACGACCCCCTCAAAAAAACGAACGTACTTTCGTATCCATATCATTATATGCGAAAGTACGTTCGTTTAATACTAGAAAATATTTACTTATCGTAGCATGATTAGCAAATAGAGAGGTCAAATATGTAAGTTTGATTAATCACTATTTATAAGGATAGGATGAATCCCTATCCTTCCTTGCTTAGTTTTCTAAATAGCGGTATAGTGTGGTTTTGCTAATTCCCGTTTCCGCTTTAATTTGGGCTAAGCTATATTGTTGGCTCTGATACATACTGATTGCACGTTTCACGTTCTCATCTGGCTTACGTGGTCGACCAGGCTTCACTCCTTTTTGCTTTGCTGCATATAAGCCGGTATCCATTGGAACTTTTGATTGGTCTTCCTTCACCTATTTGCGCAAAGCTCCAAAGACAGATTCCTTAGTAATGCTCACTACGGTAGGTGTTGTGGTCTACACACATGACCTTTCTAAAGGGGTATTTGCAGGGGTGATAATGAGTGCCATTTTCTTTATGGCCAAAATTTCTAAGCTGAAGGTTAAAAAGAAACAGCAGAATAGAGGGGATCGATACGAGGTTGTCGGTCAGTTATTTTTTGCTTCTGTAGAAGGGTTTGTTGATTCGTTTAATTTCAATGTTTCTGATTCTCGAATAGTCATTGACTTCTCAACCACATTCATACAAAAACCTAAGCAGAGACCACTGTAAAGGTCAATTACTCAGGTTTATTTCAAGCATATCGTTTATTTCCCTATTGTGGGGTGAAGTACAAGTTCGCTCAAGCCCCTGAATCCATCTAATGTAGAAAAGTACAAAAGGATTGGTCGCCTCACGCCATATGCGGATATGCAAAGGCTCACAAGCAGTTCGAACATGCCATGGTGTGGTCAAGGCTATTCAATTATTGTTAAATCTTTTTTGCTACTTTATTGAATTAATTCATGCTCTACTCCATATGGTTTTATCCAAAATCTAATAATAGGAACTTTATATACTATATTTATCCTATTACCAACTTGAAAAGCATTATACTCCATTCGGTCGTAATCAACTGTCTTAGGGTATTTTTTAGTGTCTAGCTGGATAGTAAAGATGCCAAAATCACTGTTCCCATCATATTTATATTCCTTAGCTATAACAGTTCCTACATCTGATTGAGTAATATCTAAGAATCCTTCAGCGGTTAAAATAATTAGAGCGCCAACTATAGTGAATAGTAAAACTTGCCTAACACTTTTCTTTTTCATGCTCTCATCCAACTCACGATTAGTATAGAACCTGAAACCATTATATCATAATTTCACCTATAAAAGGTTGGTGTATTTCTCACCAACCTTTTTACTTTACTGATATCTGTCTTGATCCCGAAACATCGGGTAACTGAAATTCTGATTATTAGTCCTTTCTATTTGATACGTACCATTACTATTTTTTCTCCATAAATTTGTTACAGAAGAATAGTCTTGAAAACGCATAGTTCCTACAGTTCGAATTCCTGTTATTCTTAACCACTCTTTTGCTCTTGGACATCTATAAATCACTCCTCCATCCTTCAACATACCTGCTTAATTTTTCTTGTAGCTCTGCCTTCACCACTGTCCACATCACGGAGAGCTGGTAATGGTAGCCCCGGCATAGATAGCTTACTGTCACCCCTACTTCATTCTTGCTTTGTTCATATACTCTAAGTCCTCGTGTATATAGACCTTTACGAATGGTTCTTAAATCTACGGTTGCCTGCTGCTGAACGTAGCTTAAGATGTTTACGTAAACGCTCACCATTTTTAAGGAGGCTCCCTGCAATAG from Bacillus horti carries:
- a CDS encoding DNA polymerase IV, whose protein sequence is MQDKVIFLVDMQSFYASVEKADNPYLRNKPVIVSGDPERRSGVVLAACPLAKRFGVKNAERLWEAQQKCPQAVVVRPRMQHYLHVSSAITDIFMRFTDLVEPYSIDEQFMDVTGSQQLFGAPWEIAEKIQITIMKETNIYSRVGIGNSKTIAKMACDHFAKRNDSGIFFLKQDELPKVLWPLPIHKMFMVGSRMSRHLEKMGIRTIGQLAQFPLARLKAKWGINGEVLWLIANGHDNSPVNPTTHDQQKAIGHQMTLPYDYDTRDQILVPLLEISELVCQRSRAKGYMGWVVSVGCAGADFDNPTGFHRQMKLLDPTNLTKEVYRVATLLFDRHWDGLPIRRIGVTLSQLQSDKEYQLSFFNNREEEFALERAVDRMKEKYGNSIIMRASSLKSAGQARDRASKIGGHYK